In Pseudomonadaceae bacterium SI-3, the sequence TCATGACCCGCGAGCCTGCGCAGGCCGTCGACCTTTAGAGAACCCATCCCGCCGATAGGCGCTGCCACCTACATTCGCTCATAAAAACAATCAGGAGCAAGACGACAGATGCAAGACACTCGAACGGCGACGACGCCAGTAGTGAAGGAGATGCATGTCATCCCGGTTGCGGGTTACGACAGCATGCTGCTGAACTTGTGTGGTGCCCACGCGCCCTACTTCACTCGCAACCTGGTGATCCTCAAGGACAGCGCCGGCCGCAGCGGTATTGGCGAAGTGCCGGGTGGCGAAGGCATCAGGCAAGCCTTGGAGCGAACAAAAGGTCTGGTTATTGGCCAGCCGATCGGCCGCTACAACGGGATACTCAACGCATTGCGTCGCGGCATAGCTGGCGGGTCAGCGACGGGCCCGCAGGCTACGCAGCACGAGGTGACCTCCGAAGCGGAAGCGGCGGTCCTGAAGCAGCCGCATGAGATCAATCTGCGCCTGGACAATGTCATCACAGCAGTGGAAGCCGCGCTTCTCGACCTGCTCGGTCAACATCTCGATGTGCCGGTTGCCGAGCTGCTCGGCAGCGGCCAGCAGCGGACCAGCGTGCCAATGCTGGCGTACCTCTTCTATATAGGAGATCGCAAACGTACCGACCTGCCCTACCTGGCCGGTACCGGTTCGGCGGATGACTGGTACCACATTCGTCATCAGGAAGCGGTGACTCCGGCCGCCATCGTCCGGCTGGCTGAGGCCGCTACCGCCCGCTACGGTTTCAAAGACTTCAAGCTCAAGGGCGGTGTAATGCGTGGTAGCGAAGAGATGCAGGCGATTGCCGGCATCAAGTCGCGCTTCCCTGACGCCCGCGTCACGCTTGATCCCAATGGGGCCTGGTCACTGGCCGAAGCAATCGAGCTGTGCAAAGGCCAAGGCCATATCCTGTCCTACGCAGAAGACCCGTGCGGCCCAGAGAACGGCTACTCCGGTCGCGAGATCATGGCCGAATTCAAGCGCGCTACTGGCATTCCCACCGCCACCAACATGGTCGCCACCGACTGGCGGCAGATGGGCCACTCGCTGCGCCTCGAAGCGGTCGACATCCCATTGGCCGATCCACACTTCTGGACCATGCAGGGCTCAGTACGACTGGCGCAAATGTGCGAGCAGTTCGGTCTGACCTGGGGTTCGCATTCGAACAATCACTTCGACGTCTCGCTGGCGATGTTCACCCATGCTGCGGCCGCAGCACCGGGCAACATCACGGCCATCGACACCCACTGGATCTGGCAGGAAGGCCAGGAGCGTCTGACCCGTGAACCGCTGCAGATCGTGGGTGGCGCGGTTCAGGTGCCAGACAAGCCGGGCCTTGGCATCGAACCGGATAT encodes:
- a CDS encoding glucarate dehydratase codes for the protein MQDTRTATTPVVKEMHVIPVAGYDSMLLNLCGAHAPYFTRNLVILKDSAGRSGIGEVPGGEGIRQALERTKGLVIGQPIGRYNGILNALRRGIAGGSATGPQATQHEVTSEAEAAVLKQPHEINLRLDNVITAVEAALLDLLGQHLDVPVAELLGSGQQRTSVPMLAYLFYIGDRKRTDLPYLAGTGSADDWYHIRHQEAVTPAAIVRLAEAATARYGFKDFKLKGGVMRGSEEMQAIAGIKSRFPDARVTLDPNGAWSLAEAIELCKGQGHILSYAEDPCGPENGYSGREIMAEFKRATGIPTATNMVATDWRQMGHSLRLEAVDIPLADPHFWTMQGSVRLAQMCEQFGLTWGSHSNNHFDVSLAMFTHAAAAAPGNITAIDTHWIWQEGQERLTREPLQIVGGAVQVPDKPGLGIEPDMDRIMAAHELYNKVATGARDDAMAMQYLVPGWKYDPKQPSLGR